In Pigmentibacter ruber, a genomic segment contains:
- the glmM gene encoding phosphoglucosamine mutase — protein MGKYFGTDGIRGEANAGIMAPVNLLKFAQAFGISLKRKIDKPKVLIGKDTRVSGYLIEGIISSGLCSVGVDVLFVGPLPTPGIAYLTRGMRADAGIVISASHNPFSDNGIKLFDHNGFKLPDSEELFIENLMDSNELDKHLVTSKELGRAKRIDDAIGQYAVFLKEKFPKNLKLDGFKIVLDCAHGAGYKVGPKVFAELGAKVHIIHDNPDGFNINEGSGALHPEILAKKVKEVGADIGFALDGDADRIIVVDELGNILDGDNIIALCALEMKSHNQLKNNGVCVTIMSNKGFDVAMENAGIKVLRTNVGDRNVMESMLLNNICLGGEQSGHLIFLDSSTTGDALIACLKVLEIMCLTHKKISALASIMKKFPQITKNVKVSKKPPIDTLPLTTSIVREFEKELGSSGRVLLRYSGTESLARITLEGPELAQIESMANRIEQVLLKEIG, from the coding sequence ATGGGAAAATATTTTGGTACTGACGGTATTCGTGGCGAAGCTAATGCCGGCATAATGGCTCCTGTTAATTTATTAAAATTTGCTCAAGCTTTTGGAATTAGTTTAAAAAGAAAAATTGATAAACCTAAGGTTTTAATTGGCAAAGATACAAGAGTAAGTGGATATTTAATTGAAGGAATTATTTCTTCAGGTTTATGCAGTGTTGGTGTTGACGTATTATTTGTAGGCCCCTTACCTACGCCAGGAATTGCTTATCTTACTAGAGGCATGCGAGCCGATGCTGGAATTGTTATTTCAGCAAGTCATAATCCATTTTCAGATAATGGTATCAAATTATTTGATCATAATGGTTTTAAACTTCCTGATAGCGAAGAATTATTTATTGAAAACTTGATGGATAGTAATGAACTCGACAAACATTTAGTTACGTCAAAAGAATTAGGTAGAGCCAAAAGAATTGATGATGCGATAGGCCAATATGCGGTATTTCTCAAAGAAAAATTTCCAAAAAATTTAAAATTAGATGGATTTAAAATTGTCCTCGATTGTGCTCATGGCGCTGGTTATAAAGTGGGCCCAAAAGTTTTTGCAGAGTTAGGTGCAAAAGTTCATATCATCCACGACAATCCAGATGGATTTAATATTAATGAAGGAAGTGGTGCATTACACCCAGAAATATTAGCAAAAAAAGTTAAAGAAGTTGGTGCTGATATTGGTTTTGCTTTAGATGGGGATGCTGATAGAATTATAGTTGTTGACGAATTAGGTAACATTTTAGATGGAGATAATATTATTGCATTATGTGCTTTGGAAATGAAATCACATAATCAATTAAAAAATAATGGTGTCTGTGTTACGATAATGAGTAATAAAGGATTTGATGTTGCGATGGAAAATGCAGGTATCAAAGTCTTGCGCACAAATGTAGGCGATAGAAATGTCATGGAGAGCATGTTACTTAACAACATTTGCTTAGGTGGAGAACAGTCAGGACATCTTATCTTTTTGGATTCTAGCACAACTGGCGATGCCTTAATAGCTTGCTTAAAAGTTCTAGAAATAATGTGTCTGACTCATAAAAAAATTTCAGCACTAGCTTCTATTATGAAAAAGTTCCCTCAAATTACTAAAAATGTAAAAGTTAGTAAAAAACCTCCCATTGACACTCTTCCCTTAACGACTTCAATTGTGAGAGAATTTGAAAAAGAGTTAGGTTCTTCAGGAAGGGTTCTATTACGTTACAGTGGTACAGAGTCATTAGCTAGAATAACTTTAGAAGGGCCTGAGCTTGCGCAAATTGAATCCATGGCTAATCGAATTGAGCAAGTACTTTTAAAAGAGATTGGGTGA
- a CDS encoding CdaR family protein yields MPVGPQQENLSIARELFKLITNNFWLKVLSFLFSIVIFFIVRTDKDLTFEKVARVKLVTSPSMIILGQKERTLDVTIKQQNSIFSISPTDIELTGEIEIISETPGKVRVKVGRENFPRLPKQYNMIIERPYIDVDIDKIQEKILPIQAVLKGEPQPGLMVEQVKVTPSQIKVSGARQQLARTQNIFTIPIVIEGINKNLITDANIELEESSAIKSIEKSVVVAITLGPKKFNRTFRSVPIEIKNIAKRNFSKIQLRPSSVDVEVSGQRIILNKLDPSDVRVFIDATDLKPGWQDKPIILKIPGNVSLVKIIPDFISVHLNP; encoded by the coding sequence ATGCCAGTTGGACCACAGCAAGAAAATCTTTCAATTGCAAGAGAATTATTTAAATTAATAACTAATAATTTTTGGTTAAAAGTTCTTTCATTTTTATTTTCTATTGTCATTTTTTTCATTGTTAGAACTGATAAAGATCTTACTTTTGAAAAAGTTGCTAGAGTAAAATTAGTTACATCTCCTTCTATGATCATTCTTGGGCAAAAAGAAAGAACCTTAGATGTAACAATAAAACAACAAAATTCTATTTTTTCAATTTCTCCTACAGACATCGAATTGACTGGAGAAATTGAAATTATTAGTGAAACACCTGGAAAAGTAAGAGTAAAAGTTGGAAGAGAAAATTTTCCAAGACTGCCTAAACAATATAATATGATCATTGAGAGACCATATATAGATGTTGATATTGACAAAATTCAAGAAAAAATTCTTCCTATCCAAGCGGTTTTGAAAGGAGAACCACAACCAGGTTTAATGGTAGAACAAGTTAAAGTAACACCTTCACAAATTAAAGTTTCAGGTGCAAGACAACAGCTTGCAAGAACACAAAATATTTTTACAATCCCTATTGTTATAGAAGGCATTAATAAAAATTTAATTACAGATGCAAATATTGAACTTGAAGAATCTTCAGCGATTAAGTCCATTGAAAAAAGCGTTGTTGTTGCTATCACGTTGGGTCCAAAAAAATTTAATAGAACCTTTCGTTCTGTCCCAATTGAAATTAAAAACATAGCAAAAAGAAATTTTTCAAAAATACAATTACGTCCAAGTTCAGTAGATGTTGAAGTATCAGGTCAAAGGATTATACTTAATAAACTCGATCCTTCCGACGTTAGAGTTTTTATCGATGCTACAGACCTCAAACCAGGTTGGCAAGACAAACCTATTATCTTAAAAATTCCAGGAAATGTATCTTTAGTTAAGATCATTCCTGACTTCATTTCAGTTCATCTCAATCCTTAA
- a CDS encoding alpha/beta fold hydrolase, with product MPQKNFNFHFLSSNMHINRYLQLKLLQFVVRPAKKVENLEVVKSTEIALDKSFSKILKSALNLTGFSSSVITTKYGQIHYYDSNPKSDLKPIIFVHGLGSSAQSWWILGKMLENKRRIIIPDLFHMAGFSQANNSVMNFLEHAESLIEFISKVTEDTVDLCGLSLGGWLSMYIASTQQKRVNKLILLNPAGLKVNPFGLRDTLSFLSWRKFHKLYPGIMKAFPFTGIPILSKTAKRALYRNLKDEKIKDLLNSTKEDHFVDDNLKNIKCPVLLLWGKEDKLLSCKIPILLNNNIKNITAKWVDDCAHVLSLEAPATCYQEINNFLNLKSIKDNIFTQLVLSSSFSYKTTLILKKERDHDY from the coding sequence ATGCCACAAAAAAATTTTAACTTTCATTTTTTATCTTCTAATATGCATATTAACAGATATTTGCAATTAAAATTATTGCAGTTTGTTGTTAGACCAGCAAAAAAAGTAGAAAATCTTGAAGTAGTTAAGTCTACAGAAATTGCATTAGATAAATCATTCTCAAAAATTTTAAAATCTGCTTTAAATTTGACTGGATTTTCATCTAGTGTAATTACTACTAAATATGGACAAATTCACTATTATGATAGCAATCCAAAATCTGATCTAAAACCAATTATTTTTGTTCATGGTTTAGGTAGCAGCGCACAAAGTTGGTGGATATTAGGAAAAATGCTGGAAAATAAAAGAAGAATTATTATACCAGATTTATTTCATATGGCAGGTTTTAGCCAAGCTAATAATTCTGTTATGAATTTCTTAGAACATGCTGAATCTCTAATAGAATTTATCTCTAAAGTAACAGAAGACACAGTAGATCTTTGCGGACTAAGTTTAGGTGGTTGGTTGTCAATGTATATAGCAAGCACCCAACAAAAACGTGTTAATAAATTAATTTTACTAAATCCAGCAGGATTAAAAGTAAATCCATTTGGTTTAAGAGATACCCTCTCATTCTTAAGTTGGAGAAAATTTCATAAATTGTATCCTGGAATTATGAAAGCATTTCCATTCACTGGTATTCCAATTCTAAGTAAAACAGCCAAAAGAGCATTATACCGCAACTTGAAAGATGAAAAAATTAAAGATTTGCTTAATTCAACTAAAGAAGATCATTTTGTTGATGACAATTTAAAAAATATTAAATGTCCTGTTTTATTGTTATGGGGTAAAGAAGATAAATTATTATCTTGTAAAATACCCATACTTTTAAATAATAATATAAAGAATATTACAGCAAAGTGGGTTGACGATTGTGCACATGTTTTATCTTTAGAAGCTCCTGCAACTTGTTATCAAGAAATTAATAATTTCTTGAATTTAAAAAGTATTAAAGATAATATTTTTACACAACTAGTTTTATCATCAAGTTTTTCTTATAAAACAACGCTAATATTAAAAAAAGAGCGAGATCATGATTATTGA